TCATACTTTCCGGGCTCAGTAAAGAAAAGCACACACCCGCCGCCGCCTGCACCGCATGCTTTGCCGCCAATCGCACCAACTTTGAATGCTTCGTCAAAAAGCTCTTCGATTTGTTCATTAGTAATGGAAGCATCAAGCTGCTTCTGGTGTTTCCAGTTTTGATTAAGGAGCTCGGCAAACTCATTTAGATCGCCGTTTAACAGTACGGTCTTCATCCTAATTGCAACGTTTCGAAGGTTGTACAAAGCATTCACTGTCTCCGGCACACCCCTGCGGTAAGCTCCCCAAACATTTTCGTGTATGTTCCCCGACAGCCTTGGCTTGCCAGTATAGCAAAGGAGAAGCCTGCTCTCCATTTCGGAAATTACATCAGGGTCAAGCTCCAGCCTCTCAACTTCTACAGTATCGTTGAAGGTCATGAAGTTAATGCCACCAATAGCACTAGCATACTGGTCCTGCTTGCCGCCAAGGATTCCTAATATGCGCTCGAGCTCATAGGCAAGGTTCGCGATCATCTTCTTGTCTTCGATGCTGGTGATTTGGGATTTTATAAGGCTCAGCCACACAACGTTGAGTGAGGCAGACGTACCCAAGCCCGAGCCAGAGGGTAGATCAGACTTATATGTCACCGTTATTCCCTCATGGGCTTCTTTTTCCATGGTGGTTGTGCTTTCGAAAATCTCAAGGCGGCCAGTGACATATTTATCTATAGTGGCGTTGAGTACGGCACCGCCAGCGCCCTTTGCGAATATGTCTACATCGGTCCATCCGCCAGCAAAATCTATGCGTACAGGTGCCTTACTTGTTATTATCATCCTTTGTTACCCCTTTTCTTCGATTAAAATGCAGCAGTTGCCCGTATTTGGTAGATAGTCCCGGAATTTCGGCTACCATCAGGCATCCTTATAGTATAAGGAGCTAATCTTACTCCAATTGACTTGTCAGGCGAAATATCGTAAGTAAATAGGAATGACACAGCTCTTTCATTGTTCCTACGCGGATTTTGCGCTTCAACCTCATGTCTATCCAAATACTCACATATTACGCTCAGCTTCTCGGCTAAGCTTCGCTCCCAGCGAAGGTATAGGGCTTTCGAATTCGGGCCAATCGCATGTCCTATTACCTCAGTGTTGTGGATATATGCAAGCAATGGATAATCTTCACGCGTCGCACCATAGGTAAGTCGGTCTATGTAGATATATTCTGCCCTGAACGTTGAGAGCTTATTTTTTGAAAGCATTCTAGGCAAATACACACCCAGCGTCCAGCCCGTTTTCCGAGGTCGCTCGAACCCACCGCCAAAAATCCTTGGCGATGTTATATCATCAATCAATAATTCTCCGTATATCTGATACGAAGGTCTGGCTGCGTAAAGAAAATCGATGGAATAAAGGGTATTAAACTCTTCATCTACTTCATGAAACAAATGCTGATATAGATAAAATGGGAGCACAAGGATTAAGGGATTTGGCATCTTGCCTGTTTTGGCAGTTTCGCTGATACCTATATTCCATCCGTGGGACAGCGTCCTTTCATAACGCCTGCCGAAAAGATAAAGCGTCTGCCCCTCGTCTTCAAAAGCGCTGGCAAATTGGCTGATTTTTACTCGACCAAAGAATGGACCAAAAGAAAACTCCTTTGAACCTCCGGCATTCCAAAACCCAGCGCTGTTGTCCGAGAGTATCAATGAACTGGCATAGCAAGGGCCCCACCAGAAGTAGTCTCTTCCTATCTCCCATGTAAAATCTTCACCATAGCCCTTAATCATTATTTTTCCAGGCTGGGGGTCATTTCGCCTTTGCAGGAAAAACTTATCCTCTCGCTCTGAAAGCGTGCAGGCGCCAAGCATGTCCTCAGAAAAGTTTGCCAACGCGGAAACCCTGTACGGAATAAGAAGAAGGCTATCCCCGCCGGAATCGTCCTCTGCAACGCCGCGCACATAACCTGTCAAAACCATTGAATTGGGCGAGCCTGACTCCTCGCGGTTTGACCACTTTTCAAGCACCACTGCATTTTGAAAAGCAATCTCAGGCCTGAATTCCTCAATCAGCTTGGTAATCAAAGCCACCTGGCTAGCGCTCAGCTTGCGTTCCAACGCATTATCTACTGCCGATGCGACAATTTCTGCCATTTCCAGGCGATTGAAAAGCCTGTCGCCTGCAAAGAGTCGTGCAGGTAGACCGCTGATTAAGTTGTCCGCAGCAAGGTTGAGCATCGCATCATACGCCCAATGTTCAAGTGGCAACCGGTCGGCAGAAGGGACGCTCCTAGTATCCGCAAAAGGCGTCCCGATGGTGGTTAAAACTAGCGCTAAGGTGAGGAAAACCCAAATGCCCCCTGATTTGCCCAACCTAGAAACCCCTTCCTGAATAATAGGTTATTTATTGATAAGCAAATAATTAAGTCGTGAGAAGAAAATCATTAACCGTTAGTTAGACTTAATGCCAACTCGATTATTAATAATCCACTCGACGGCAGATTGAAGGTTG
The sequence above is a segment of the Armatimonadota bacterium genome. Coding sequences within it:
- a CDS encoding capsule assembly Wzi family protein; this translates as MGKSGGIWVFLTLALVLTTIGTPFADTRSVPSADRLPLEHWAYDAMLNLAADNLISGLPARLFAGDRLFNRLEMAEIVASAVDNALERKLSASQVALITKLIEEFRPEIAFQNAVVLEKWSNREESGSPNSMVLTGYVRGVAEDDSGGDSLLLIPYRVSALANFSEDMLGACTLSEREDKFFLQRRNDPQPGKIMIKGYGEDFTWEIGRDYFWWGPCYASSLILSDNSAGFWNAGGSKEFSFGPFFGRVKISQFASAFEDEGQTLYLFGRRYERTLSHGWNIGISETAKTGKMPNPLILVLPFYLYQHLFHEVDEEFNTLYSIDFLYAARPSYQIYGELLIDDITSPRIFGGGFERPRKTGWTLGVYLPRMLSKNKLSTFRAEYIYIDRLTYGATREDYPLLAYIHNTEVIGHAIGPNSKALYLRWERSLAEKLSVICEYLDRHEVEAQNPRRNNERAVSFLFTYDISPDKSIGVRLAPYTIRMPDGSRNSGTIYQIRATAAF